From the Thermosynechococcus sp. genome, the window TGTGCGTCGGATGCCTGCCTTCTTTGAAACCTTCCCGGTCATCCTCACCGATAAAAACGGCGTTGTCAAAGCCGACATTCCCTTCCGTCGTGCGGAGTCGAAGTATAGCTTTGAGCAACAGGGGGTTACCGTCAGTTTCTACGGTGGTGAATTGAACGGCCAAACCTTCACCGATCCACCCACCGTCAAGAGCTATGCCCGTAAGGCCATCTTTGGTGAGATCTTCGAATTCGATCAAGAAACCCTGAACTCCGACGGGATTTTCCGCACCAGTCCCCGTGGCTGGTTCACCTTTGCCCATGCGGTGTTTGCCTTGCTCTTCTTCTTTGGTCACATTTGGCACGGTGCCCGTACCCTGTTCCGCGATGTCTTCTCCGGGATTGATCCAGAACTGTCGCCGGAGCAAGTGGAATGGGGCTTCTACCAAAAAGTGGGCGATGTCACCACTCGCCGCAAGGAAGCTGTTTAGTCATTCCTAGGGGACTACTATGGAAACCATCACCTACGTTTTCATCTTTGCCTGCATTATTGCGCTGTTCTTCTTTGCCATCTTCTTTCGTGAACCGCCGCGGATCACTAAGAAGTAACTTCTGACCCGTCACTAAATAGGTCTTTAATACTTGCCGATCGCCCCCGCGGTCGGTTTTTTGATGTTTATTTGATCTTCAAGGAGATGAGGGGCGCCGATTCCTGAATCTGTCGCTCCCGGCGCCGCGGTTTCTGGTACAGTCTTTATGGCACAGTGGGATGGCCAAGCCTGTTGTCTGTCAATCGCTAAGGAGAAACCTCTGAGTACCCGAGTCATTATTGTCCGCCACGGTGAAAGCACGTTTAATGTCCAAGAGCGGGTGCAAGGTCACAGTGATGCCTCTGCGCTCACGGAGCGCGGTCGTTGGATGGCAGCCCAAGTGGCTCTAGCGCTGCGGGGTATTCCTATTCGCAAAATTTACACCAGTCCCCTGAAACGGGCAAAGGAAACCGCAGAGGTCATCCATGCTCAGCTCCAAAACCCCGAACTCAAGCCACCCCATGCCCTTGATCTCCTCAAAGAGATTGCGCTGCTAGCTTGGGAAGATCTCCCCTTTGCCGAAGTGAAGGCACAGTTCCCAGAGGACTATCGCCGCTGGCAGGAAGCCCCAGAAACTTTGATGATGAAAATCACCACAGAAACCGGCCAAACCAAGGAGTTTTTCCCGCTACTGGATCTCTACGATCGCGCGGGCATGGTCTTGGAAACGCTGCTAGCGGCTCACGCCAATGAAACGATTGTCATTGTGGGGCATAGTGGCATGAACCGTGCCTTGATCTGCACGGGCCTCGGCTTGGGGGTCAAGGGTTACCTGCGGCTCCAGCAGGCGAATGGTGGCATTAGTGTCTTAAATTTCAGCAACGGCTTGCGGCAACCCGCTCAACTGGAAGCTCTCAATCTCACTAGCCATCTCAATGATCCCTTTCCCCAGCCCCGCTTCAAGGAACAAACGCTGCGCGTCTTTCTTGTCCGCCACGGTGAAACGGACTGGAACCGTGCAGGACGCTTCCAAGGGCAAATTGATGTGCCCCTCAATGAAAATGGCCGTGCCCAAGCGGCGGCAGTGGCTGAGTTTCTCAAGAATGTCCCCCTCCACCATGCCTTGAGTAGTCCACTCCTGCGTCCCAAGGATACGGCCTTGGCGATTTTGCAGTACCACCCCAATGTGCAGCTGGAGTTAGAGCCAGCCCTTGCAGAGATTAGCCATGGGGATTGGGAGGGCAAGTTTGAACCCGAGGTGGCGGCGGCCTATCCGGGTGAACTGGAACGCTGGCGGACCACCCCTGCCCTTGTGCAAATGCCCAATGGCGAAAACCTTGAACAGGTGCGCGATCGCGTAGTCAGGGCCTGGGAACTCTGGCTGAAGCGCTGGCAAACCAATGCTCCCACCCCCCACAATGTCTTGGTCGTGGCCCACGATGCCACCAATAAGGTCTTGCTCTGCCACATTGTTGGTCTTGGCATTGAAAACTTCTGGCTCTTTAAGCAGGGAAATGGCAGCGTCACGGTGATTGACTATCCCCTCAAGGGAGGTCTGCCCCGCTTGCAGGCAGTGAATATCACCACCCATTTGGGCGGGGTACTGGATCAAACAGCGGCGGGAGCGCTGTAGGAGATGGTGTGGCGATTGTTGCGACAGGTGCGGCTGCTGGATCCTGTCAACCGCCAAGACCAACGCGCGGATGTGCTGCTAGAGGAGGATCAACTGGTGGCGATCGCCCCCGCAGCAATTCCCCCGGGTGCCGAAGTTATTGATGCCTCAGACTGGGTTTTGGCACCGCCTCTGGTGGATCTTTACAGCCACAGTGGTGAACCGGGCTACGAGGCACGAGAAACCCTAGATAGCCTTTTGGCCGCCGCTGCTGCCGGGGGGGTGCAGTATTTAAACCTATTGCCCACCACGGAACCCGTGATTGATGATCCTGCCCCTTGGCAAGCCCTACAACGGCAGATACCCCCCACCGCTTGGTCACAGGTACGGGTTTGGGGTGCCCTCACCCAAGGATGCAAGGGAGCAGCCCTAACGAATTTAGCTGAACTGGCGGCCAGTGGTGTGGTCGGTTTTTGTGACGACCGGGGGTTAACCCACTGGCCCTTGGTCCAGCGGGCACTGACCTATGTCCAGCCCCTGGGAAAACCCGTTGCCCTTTGGCCCTTTGACCCGGCCTTGGCAGCCAAGGGTGTGGCGCGCCACAGTGGGGTCGCCACGCGTCTAGGATTGGTGGAGCAACTGGTCTGCTGTGAAACCATTCCGCTATTGGCGATTTTGGAATTGGCACGCACGGTCTCAACCCCGATTCACCTCATGCGCCTGTCAACCGCTCGCAGTGTCGAGATTCTCGCCAAGGACAAACCCGAACAGGTGAGTGCCAGTGTGTGTTGGTTGCATCTACTTTTTGAGGTTGAGGACTTAGCCAACTACGATCCGAATCTCCGCCTTGACCCACCCCTAGGAACGGCCCGCGATCGCCAAGCGTTGATTGAAGGAATCAAAACGGGGATCATTGAGGCGATCGCCATTGACCACACCCCCCTGCTCTACGAAGAAAAAATGGTTTCCTTTGCCGAGGCACTCCCCGGCGCCATTGGCCTTGAATTAGCCCTACCGGCTCTGTGGCAGGGACTGGTTGCCAAGGAGTACCTGAGCGCCCTTCAGCTTTGGCACGCCCTCAGCACGGCACCGGCGCGTATTTTGGGCCTTGAACCACCCCGCCTAGAACTCCACAGTCGCAACTTTGTTCTCTTTGATTCCAGCGTTACTTGGGCAGTCACGCACCAAAGCCTGCGATCGCGCGCTCACAACACCCCTTTTTGGCAGCAATCCCTGCGGGGTCAACTGGTGCCCTTTTCGCCAAGCATCAGCTCTGGTCGTACCCACTGATCAAACTCCTCAGCCGTGAGGTACCCCAGTTCCAGCGCCGCCTCCTTGAGGGTTTTACCCTCACTGTAGGCTTTTTTCGCGACTGTCGCCGCCTTGTCGTAGCCTATGTGGGGATTCAAGGCCGTCACCAACATCAGCGATCGCTCCACATAGGTTTGAATTTGCTGCCGATTTGGCTCAACTCCCACCAAGCAATGGTCGGTAAACGATTGCACCGCATCACTCAGGAGGGCAATAGATTGCAGCACATTGTGAATGATCAAGGGCTTATAGACATTTAACTCA encodes:
- a CDS encoding photosystem II reaction center protein T, which encodes METITYVFIFACIIALFFFAIFFREPPRITKK
- a CDS encoding dihydroorotase yields the protein MVWRLLRQVRLLDPVNRQDQRADVLLEEDQLVAIAPAAIPPGAEVIDASDWVLAPPLVDLYSHSGEPGYEARETLDSLLAAAAAGGVQYLNLLPTTEPVIDDPAPWQALQRQIPPTAWSQVRVWGALTQGCKGAALTNLAELAASGVVGFCDDRGLTHWPLVQRALTYVQPLGKPVALWPFDPALAAKGVARHSGVATRLGLVEQLVCCETIPLLAILELARTVSTPIHLMRLSTARSVEILAKDKPEQVSASVCWLHLLFEVEDLANYDPNLRLDPPLGTARDRQALIEGIKTGIIEAIAIDHTPLLYEEKMVSFAEALPGAIGLELALPALWQGLVAKEYLSALQLWHALSTAPARILGLEPPRLELHSRNFVLFDSSVTWAVTHQSLRSRAHNTPFWQQSLRGQLVPFSPSISSGRTH
- a CDS encoding histidine phosphatase family protein; this translates as MAQWDGQACCLSIAKEKPLSTRVIIVRHGESTFNVQERVQGHSDASALTERGRWMAAQVALALRGIPIRKIYTSPLKRAKETAEVIHAQLQNPELKPPHALDLLKEIALLAWEDLPFAEVKAQFPEDYRRWQEAPETLMMKITTETGQTKEFFPLLDLYDRAGMVLETLLAAHANETIVIVGHSGMNRALICTGLGLGVKGYLRLQQANGGISVLNFSNGLRQPAQLEALNLTSHLNDPFPQPRFKEQTLRVFLVRHGETDWNRAGRFQGQIDVPLNENGRAQAAAVAEFLKNVPLHHALSSPLLRPKDTALAILQYHPNVQLELEPALAEISHGDWEGKFEPEVAAAYPGELERWRTTPALVQMPNGENLEQVRDRVVRAWELWLKRWQTNAPTPHNVLVVAHDATNKVLLCHIVGLGIENFWLFKQGNGSVTVIDYPLKGGLPRLQAVNITTHLGGVLDQTAAGAL